In the Lampris incognitus isolate fLamInc1 chromosome 11, fLamInc1.hap2, whole genome shotgun sequence genome, one interval contains:
- the chpfa gene encoding chondroitin sulfate synthase 2 → MRFSTLVSVLRPAGPVVIGISLGFTLSLLSVSWVEESCFVDGKTSDEVASVEDGTLKGARKPNSVSAGGDGETEEDFEPRIVPYNKQVQQSPPKKLFRAKYISTELGMREPLFVGVLTSKNTINTLGVAVNRTISHHLDTVVFFTGMRNRKVPHGMSVVTHGDERLIWNMFQTIKYILEHYIDEYDWFYFVQDDTYMEADRVKALVSHLSMDRELFMGSPEEFIGGEMEGRYCYGGFGYLLSRTLLLRLQPFLENCRNDILSARPDEWLGRCLIDYANTNCVDEHEGLRYYHYELGKNSDPSKEENEHFRNALTVHPVSDPEQMYRLHKHFTEIELQKTYDEIAKLQAEIRNVSVVAFDGNRSAQWPVGINPPFEPKNRFEVLKWEYFTEEQIYSCVDGAPKCDLNGVDKLDVADIIDIAMGELNKKYKPVLHLKKQQLINGYRRFDPTRGMEYTLDLLLEVVNQKGHSRSLTKRVHLVRPLSRIEIIPMPYVTEATRVHVIIPLTFQDRSYVSHFLEVFASNAFETSENAILTFLFIYDPVEAQQVNQNDIFASVKAQINTYERKYPTIKIPWISVKTETPSQIKFMDIISKKHPVDTLFLLASVNTNVNTEFLNRCRMNSINNWQVFFPIHFQDYNPEVAYQNQPPPATVDLVKDAGHFDRSSFEEACFYNSDYMATRTRMSSDVQENEEILETLDIYDMFVKYSVLHVFRAVEPALHQPYRYQACNPRLSEDIYHRCVQSNLEGLGSRSQLAMLLFEQEQGNST, encoded by the exons ATGAGGTTTTCAACGCTCGTGTCCGTGCTGAGGCCGGCCGGGCCGGTCGTGATCGGCATTTCGCTGGGCTTCACCTTGAGTTTGCTGAGCGTGAGCTGGGTGGAGGAGTCGTGCTTTGTCGACGGCAAAACGAGCGACGAGGTCGCCTCGGTCGAGGACGGGACTCTGAAGGGAGCCCGTAAACCCAACTCCGTATCGGCGGGCGGCGATGGGGAGACCGAGGAGGATTTTGAGCCCCGGATCGTCCCGTACAATAAACAGGTCCAGCAGAGTCCCCCCAAGAAACTTTTCAG GGCGAAGTACATCAGCACAGAGCTGGGCATGCGAGAGCCTCTGTTTGTTGGCGTTCTCACATCCAAAAACACCATCAATACACTTGGCGTGGCAGTCAACCGCACCATCagccaccacctggacactgtggTCTTTTTCACCGGCATGCGCAACCGCAAAGTCCCACATGGCATGTCTGTGGTAACCCACGGAGACGAGAGGCTGATATGGAACATGTTCCAGACAATCAAGTACATTCTAGAGCACTACATCGATGAGTACGACTGGTTCTACTTTGTCCAGGACGACACCTACATGGAAGCTGACCGCGTCAAGGCCCTGGTCAGTCACCTGAGCATGGACCGGGAGCTGTTCATGGGCAGCCCCGAGGAGTTcattggtggtgagatggaggggAGGTACTGCTACGGAGGCTTCGGGTACCTTCTCTCGCGTACCCTGCTGCTGCggctgcagcccttcctggagaaCTGTAGGAATGACATCCTCAGTGCCAGGCCCGATGAGTGGCTCGGAAGGTGCCTCATTGACTACGCCAACACCAACTGTGTCGATGAGCATGAG GGGCTTCGGTACTACCACTATGAGCTGGGCAAGAACTCTGATCCAAGTAAAGAGGAGAATGAGCATTTCAGAAATGCCCTAACTGTCCATCCAGTGTCTGACCCTGAACAGATGTATCGGCTACACAAGCACTTCACCGAGATAGAGCTCCAGAAAACCTACGATGAGATCGCTAAACTACAG GCAGAAATAAGGAATGTGAGTGTGGTTGCATTTGATGGCAACCGAAGTGCTCAGTGGCCAGTGGGGATCAATCCGCCCTTCGAACCCAAAAATCGGTTCGAAGTTCTGAAGTGGGAATACTTCACAGAAGAGCAGATCTATTCATGCGTTGATGGTGCTCCCAAGTGTGATTTAAATGGGGTAGATAAGCTGGATGTGGCTGACATTATTGACATCGCCATGGGAGAGCTGAACAAGAAGTACAAGCCTGTCCTGCATCTTAAGAAGCAACAGCTGATAAATGGTTACAGGCGCTTCGACCCCACCAGAGGCATGGAGTACACCTTAGatctgctgctggaagtggtcaACCAGAAAGGCCACAGCCGCTCTCTCACCAAGCGGGTCCACCTGGTGCGACCTTTGAGCCGGATAGAGATTATCCCAATGCCCTATGTCACTGAGGCCACGAGAGTTCACGTCATTATACCATTGACTTTTCAGGACCGAAGCTACGTGAGCCATTTCCTAGAAGTGTTTGCCTCAAATGCCTTTGAAACAAGTGAAAATGCCATCTTGACGTTTTTGTTTATTTATGACCCAGTGGAGGCGCAGCAAGTCAACCAGAATGATATATTTGCCAGCGTCAAGGCTCAAATTAACACCTACGAACGCAAGTACCCCACAATAAAGATCCCATGGATCAGTGTCAAGACGGAGACCCCATCCCAAATCAAGTTCATGGACATCATCTCAAAGAAGCACCCAGTGGACACACTCTTCCTCCTAGCAAGTGTCAACACCAATGTCAACACAGAGTTCCTGAACCGCTGCCGCATGAACTCCATCAACAACTGGCAGGTGTTCTTCCCCATCCACTTTCAGGACTACAACCCTGAGGTGGCCTACCAAAACCAGCCGCCCCCTGCCACGGTTGACTTGGTCAAGGACGCGGGCCACTTTGACCGCAGCTCATTCGAGGAAGCATGCTTCTACAACTCTGACTACATGGCAACGCGCACCCGGATGTCCTCCGACGTCCAGGAGAACGAGGAGATTCTGGAGACTTTGGACATATATGACATGTTCGTCAAGTACTCCGTTCTCCACGTGTTCCGAGCCGTTGAGCCGGCGTTGCATCAACCGTACCGGTACCAGGCCTGTAACCCGCGGCTCAGCGAGGACATCTATCACAGGTGTGTCCAGAGCAACCTGGAGGGTCTGGGGTCGCGGTCCCAGCTTGCTATGTTGCTCTTTGAACAAGAACAAGGAAATAGTACTTGA